Genomic DNA from Hymenobacter jejuensis:
ACAGGATGGATGATGTCGCCGACCGTAACTCGGCCTAATGGTGGAACGGACGTATGAGAGCCACCATAAATTGCTTGTAATGGTCCCTGATCATGGGCTTGTGCCAAGCGCTTACACCAATCTGTAGGCCAAAGGATGAAATAGGAATTCATTAGCAGAGCTTAGATTTTGTTCATTGCCGCCTGCTTATTTTCCTCATCCAGCTTCCCATCAATCAGCCCATTGCCGCCATACACAATGCGTTCGCCAGCCAGCGCTACCAGCGTCACGCGCTTGCGCTCGCCGGGCTCGAAGCGGACGGCCGTGCCGGCCGGGATGTTGAGCCGGAACCCAAAGGCTTTTTCGCGGTCGAATTGCAGGGCGGCGTTGGTTTCGAAGAACGGGTAATGCGAGCCGACCTGCACCGGGCGGTCGCCGAGGTTGGTAACTTCCAGCTCCACCGTAGCGCGGCCTTCGTTTAATATAATGTCTTCATTATGAAGTAGATACTCACCGGGGTTGGCGCTGAGCAAGTTGTCGGGCGAGGGCGTTTGCGAGGCGTTGAGTACAAGTCCGGAACCGTACAAAGCCAGTTCGGGTATGCCATGCTGACGGCAGATGGGTTGGTGCACGGTCACGAGCTTGGTGCCGTCGGGGAAGGTGCCCTCAACCTGCACTTCGGCCACTAACTCGGCCACGCCTTCCATCACATCATCGAGGCCCAGAATCTTTTTGCCTTTGTCCATGAGCGTGGCCACGCGCTCGCCGTCGCGAATAAACTCGAGCAGTTGGGTCGCGATGAGCGCCACGGCTTCGGGGTAGTTGAGGCGCAGGCCGCGGGCGTACC
This window encodes:
- the ureB gene encoding urease subunit beta, which encodes MHLSPKDIDKLVLHNAGVVAQKRYARGLRLNYPEAVALIATQLLEFIRDGERVATLMDKGKKILGLDDVMEGVAELVAEVQVEGTFPDGTKLVTVHQPICRQHGIPELALYGSGLVLNASQTPSPDNLLSANPGEYLLHNEDIILNEGRATVELEVTNLGDRPVQVGSHYPFFETNAALQFDREKAFGFRLNIPAGTAVRFEPGERKRVTLVALAGERIVYGGNGLIDGKLDEENKQAAMNKI